The window GCGGAAAGGCCTCGTAGTATTTTCTCGGTGCAACGAATGGCAAATGCGGTTTGTAAAGACCGCAGGCGATAAAGAAGGGTTGGTCGGACTCCGAGTTCAAGCGTTCGATGCAGTAGTCGGTCGTGTGCCAATCGATCAGGTCTTCATCCTTCAAGTCTGGATGAATTTTGTCGTTGTGATATCCGTCCATCTTTTGAACGCCGGGACCATTGGACGAGAACCCTTTTTTGGACATGTAGTTGGTCCATTCGGAGGGATGAAAATCCATCGAATGATAAATCTTGCCCGCACCGAACACGTTGTATCCGGCGTTCATGAATTGAGCCGCCATGCCATCGCCGGCGGGTTGGTACTTCTTCCACTGGTCGCCGTTCTTGTAGCAACCGGTTGTCCAAGGTCGACGCCCACCCATCAACGCGCATCGAGATGGTTCACAAGCGGGAACGGCGCAGTAGGCGTTCGTGAACGCCACGCCCATCTTGGCCAGCCGATCGAAGTTGGGCGTTTGAGCTTGAGGATTCCGCCCCATGAACGTCAACCAATGATTGAGGTCATCAACCGCCACCATCAACACATTGGGTTGCTTCTTTGGCACCGTTTCGGCAGCGGGAACGTACGTCTGAAAAGAGAGAAGCACAATGCAGAGAACGATCCAGAGCAATCTGAAAGACATGGCAGAATTGATAGGGAAATGTGGGGAGAGGAAGGTGGGAACCGACGATCCAGCTAAGCAGGTTGGCAGGAATGAACGGGCATATCCGTGCGAGCCGATCGGGTGTTCGCCCCGGTTGTACGTGAGAGCAACCACGCTCGCCAAAACCGTTTCAATGCCGAAAGACTTCTGCCGTCTTGCTTGGAGGCTCAGATTGTAGATGAGTACTTGGTGCCGCTGGGAACCTGTTCGAGGTAACGGAAAAGCGTTCGATGCGACATGGAACGAATCAGAAGCTACGCCTTGACTTGGGTGTGGTCGTTCTGACGGCAACTGCGAGAGGGCAAGCAAATATCAGGGCGGTTTCTGATCGTTTCTACGTGACTTCGTTGCATTCAAAGACGCATCTGTGAACGAATTAACAGCACGGGTTAACCCTCGATCTTCAAATTTCTCTGCTTTCCCCCTACAAAGAGTTGATAGATTGAGATGGCCAGGACGTTCAGGCTGACTTTTCTTTCAAGGTTAAGAGGTTTGCAAATGAGGTGGTTTTTATTGGGATGGTCAATCTGTGCCATCATGTGTTCGGCGGGAAATGCCCAAGCTGCCGTAGTCGGAGGCAATAGTTCGTCCGATTTCCTTACTGCGGATTTGGAATTGGCTCTCTTGCCACTTGTAGTAGGTGGTGTTGTGGTCGATGCCGAACTTAGTGGATTGGCATCTTCGTCAGGAGTGTCACCAGCGCCCTACAGCGAGAATCCCTCGGCGGTGTCTATCAATGCCAATGCAGGCATTATCCCGGGCGGTTCATCGGGCGACGTTTTGGACGTTACATCAAGTGCGGTTACGCCGTCAGTAAGTTCGAATGTCGACGGCTTGTCTGGCATCCGCTTCGCGAATTCCAGTCACTCAATTGCAAATCTCGACTTGTCCGTGGTTGAATTGGCCTCTGCAGATCTGATTTCGATCACAGCAGTTGCAATTAATGTGACATCGGCCGTCAATGGTGAATTCGGCTCGCTTGATTCAGTAGGGACAATGAACGTTGAGGATCTAGTGATTCGTGTGGGGAACTCAGTTGTCGCGACGCTGGATGGGACGATCGCCCCAAACACAGGGATCAACCTCTCGGTATCCTCAGGAGGGTTACCGCTGGACATTGAGGGGGCGTCGTTAATCCTCAACGAACAAGTGACGACCGGAGATGGAACTAGCAGTTTGGGTTTGGCGACCAATGCTATCAGCTTGAGATTCATTGAAACTGAAGTTACCGGTGTAGGTGAACTCAATGGGAGCGTCCTCGTTGGTCAAACAACTGCGGGGCTTCAAGCTTCGGCAGTTCCAGAACCCTCTTCGCTGGCTTTGCTGGGAGTCGTTGGTTTCGGCGGTGCCTTTTGGAGAGGCCGACGCAAAGTTGCTGGGTCGGCAAGCCAAGTATAAGGAGTTGGTCCAGATTGGAATGTCGCCCATTGAGTCCGAAGGATGATCGGTGTTTTCCGATCACAGGAATCGATGGGCGATTTCGGTGCGCCGCTTTCAAGCGGGTACTCAGACTCAGGCCAACACTTCGCCGCGGATTTTTGTGAGCAATTCGATTGCGTCGCCGATCTCTGCTTTCTGACGTGCCGGGTCTTCTGGGATTTCGCGTTCGATCGTCAGTGGTCCGGCGTAGCCGATTTCGCGCAGCGTCTTCAGATACGTTTCCATGCCGACGTCGCCTTGTCCGAGCGGGACTTCGCGACCGAAGGTGATGCCTGGTTGGTCGCTCCACACACCGTCTTTGCAGTGGACGCTACGCACGTGCGAGCCAACTTTGCGAAGTGCTTCGATTGGGTCGCCGGATCCGTACAAGATCATATTGGCGGGATCGAAGTTGATCTTCAAATTGTCGCGTTCGACTGAATCGATGAACGTCAGCAACCCGTCCGCTGTTTCTTGCCCGGTTTCCAGGTGCAAGAATTGTTCGTTGGACCGACAATGATCACACAGTTGTTGGGTGACTTCGACGATGCCTTCGTAGTCCGCGTCCGCCGGATCGTGCGGAACGAATCCGATGTGCAACGCAACGCAGTCGACGCCCAACACGCGAGCGAAGTCGCTGATTTCCATCATCTCCTTGAGGCGAGCCTGACGTGTCGCCGGCGGAACCAACCCCACTGTTTTGACGACCGTTGGAATGTCGGCGTAGCTTTCGCCTTCGAAGCCACCGAAGACGGCAGTGCACTGGATGCCATGTTCATCGAGTTGCGATTTAAACTTCTGAGCGGCTTCGGGAGTTCGGTTGTCAGCGTGCGGGGCGTGCAGCTGGATGGTGGGCAAACCAAGTTCGCGAATGACCGGCCAAGCAACTCCTAGGCCCGCGTCGATGGAAGCGAATACACCAATGGGCCAAGACGACATAGATCGGTCCTTTCAAAGAGTTGCTCGATGAATTGAGAGACGGTGAGAAGCAACGAAGCAAGCGAGCCACCGAGCGGATGGTTTCACCGGTTGGGCGGAATCATCCGAGCAGAACGCGGGCAACGTTGATGTAAATCACGATGCCTAAGATATCAACAATTCCGGCCACAAAGGGGTTACTCATCAAAGCGGGGTCCAATCCCATCCGTTTAAACAGAATTGGCAGCGTGACACCGCACATGCAGCCGCAGAAAATCACGGACAGCAATGTGCATGGGATCACCAATGCGGCCCACGCCGTCGGAGCGATCGCCAAGGCGACCAAAAAGCCGATCAGCGCCAAAAAGCCGCCCAAGAGCAGCGAAACCACAAATTCTCGCGAAAGAACTCGGGGCAGATCACTGTTTTTGACTTCGCCGCCGGTCATCGCGGTGATGACCAAGGTCGCAGATTGGCTGCCCGAGTTGCCGCCGGCACTGATGATCAAAGGGATGAACCACACCAGCCAAGCGAATGTTTCCAGTTCTTCTTCGTAAGCTCGCAGTGCAAATGCGGTGAGCAATGCGGCGAAGAACAAAATCGTCAGCCAGATGCCGCGTTTGTACGACAGTTTGAACAAACCGATTCGCAGGAAGTCATCTTCGAGCGGCGCGACCGCGGCGATTCGTTGGGCATCTTCGGTCAATTCTTCTCGCACCACGTCGATGACATCATCGTGCGTGATGATGCCCAACAGTTGGCGGCCCGAGTCGACCACGGGAATGGCCAGCAAGTTGAACCGCTCAACCTTCCCGGCGACTGATTCTTGGTCTTCGTTGACCAGAGCGACGACGACGTCGGTTTCCATCAAGTCGCCAAGCGTCTTGGTCGTGTTGCTGATCGCTGAAACCAATTGCCGTGCCGAGACGATGCCACGCAACAAGTTGTTGTCGTCGACGACATACAGATAGTAAATCGTCTCGAGATCGCTGGCCCGGCGTCCCAGTTCTTCGAGTGCCTCGCGAGCGGTGAAACGCTCGGCCAACTTGGCGACGTCGGTCGTCATCAACGACCCGGCGGTGCCTTCGACATACGAACGCAAACGTTCGATGTCGCGGCGGTCGATTGCCGGCAACAGCGGCAAGATGTTCGCGACCGTTTCCGCGGGCAACGCGTGGATCAAGTCGACACGGTCATCGGGCGGAATTTCTTCGACCAACGCGGCGGCCTGATCGGCCGGTTCTCGCGTCAGCATTTTTAGTTTTCGGTTTTCTTCGAAGTACCCGAAAATCTCGGCACGCCGATAAGGCTCGGCGTACTGCAACACCGCCCAAACTTCGGCGTCTTCCAACCCTTCCATGAACTCGGCCGTGCGTCCAGGATTCAGCGTGACGCAAAATTCCCGCAGATCGGTTTCCTGACCGAGTTGCAGCATTTCGCGAAGTTCGGGCAGGAAGAGCGTGTTGACCATGGGGACCTTCTAAGACCGAATTCACGATGGAATCACAACGGTTCCAACTCAGCAACAACAAGGTCGAACGTCTCAAAATCAGTTGTTGACGCGTTCGACGTACTCGTTGTTGAGCGTGTTGATTTTGATGATGTTGCCTTCTTTGATGAAACCAGGAACGTTGAATTCAGCTCCCGTTTCCACCATTGCTGGCTTGGTAACGTTGGTCGCCGTATCGCCTTTGGTGCCCGGGCCACATTCGGTGACTTCCAGCTGAACGTGTTGCGGTGGTTCGACGATGATGGCCGCGCCGTTGTACAACGTCATCGAGCACTCGGTGCCGTCTTTGAGGTACTTCCAGATGTCGCCAGCGACTTCGTTTGGCACTTCGTATTGTTCGAACGTGGTGCCGTCCATGAACACGTAGTCTTGGCCTTGGCGATACAGGAATTGCACCGTGGTTGTTTCCACGTCGGCAGCTTCCAGTGAGTCACCGCCTTTGTATGTCCGGTCCAGCGTGGTGCCGCGAATCAAGTTTTTCATCTTGCACTTGTACATCGCGTTGCCCTTGCCGGGTTTGACGAAGTTCATTTCGGTTATCAAATAAGGTTCGCCGTCGATTTGAACCTTCAGTCCTTTGCGAAAATCGCTGGTGTTGTACGTTGCCACGGTGGGCTCCACTATCAATCGGAAAAGCCAAACGGATAAAAATCAGTGAACCGAGTCCTGGAAGGAAACGTTCGTGCCGGCAGTTTAGCGGCCAAAACGGAGTTTGTCCCGGTGGGGGAACCGCCCAGAAACCAAGGTTCCGGCGATGTTTTTGGCCAAAATCGCGAAGAGTTGAATCGAGAGTCCTTGCAAAGCAAAACACAAGACGAAACGGCGAATTGGCGGGGCTCGATGAAACGGGCCATCCGCTCGGCGGGTGAGCTGCGCAGGCATCTGAATTTGGACCTGTCTGCTGGCGAATCGAATGGTACCAATGCCGAAGATCACGGTTTTCCCGTTTTCGTGCCGCTGGAGTTTGCTGCTCGGATGAAGCCGGGCGATCCGAATGATCCGCTGCTTCGACAAGTCCTTCCATTGCCCGAGGAAGCGAATTCGCCCGACGGATTCAGCAGCGATCCGGTGGGCGATTTGCACGCCGCCGTCGCGCCGGGGTTGCTTCACAAGTACCACGGTCGAGCCCTCGCGATCACCACCGGTGCGTGCGGTATTCACTGTCGCTATTGTTTCCGTCGCGAATTTCCATACAGCGAAAACAGCAGTCGCGGTGATCACCTGGAGTTGGCACTGAAGTATCTGCGCGAGAACGATTCGATCGAAGAAGTTTTGCTTAGCGGCGGCGATCCGCTGACGCTGACCGATGATTCGGTTGCCAAACTGATGCAGCAGATCGAATCGATTCCGCATGTGCGTCGTCTGCGTTGGCACACTCGAATGCCGATCGTCATTCCTTCGCGTGTGACGGACGCTTGGATTGTAAGAATGCAAGCATCGCGATTGACGTCTTGGGTCGTCGTTCATTGCAACCATCCTGCTGAGTTGGACTCGGAGACCGGTGCGGCGCTCATGCGATTGGTCGATGCCGGTGTTCCGGTTTTGAACCAAGCGGTCCTGTTGCGAGGCGTGAATGACGATGTGGACGTGCTGGAATCGTTGTGCCGACGGCTGATTGATTTGCGAGTGATGCCGTACTACTTGCATCAATTGGATCGAGTCCGCGGGGCGGCCCATTTCGAAGTCGACCAGGAATGTGGTCGCGCGCTGGTCAGTCAGTTAGAATCGCGTCTGCCCGGTTTTGCCGTCCCCCGTTTTGTTTGCGAACAAGCGGGCCAAGCATCCAAGACACGTCTCTGATTTGGCCACATGAGTTGTGGCATCGCCCTCGTGGCAACTCGCGTTTCTTTCCCGCTCATTGTTTACCCGCTCATTGTTTAGGCTTTGTCCGAAAACGGGACCGCCCCTTTTCGAACGGTGCCTCGTCGATCGCCACTCAACGAGAATTGCATTGAACAAGCCGATCGCTGACCCGCCGCTGTCGTCCGTTGCAAACGCAGATGGAACCGTAGCCAATCCGGTCTCAGCGTGGATGCAGTCAATGGTCGCTTCGGTTGTGAACACGTTGCGGTTCAACCCGATCGCGGCGTTTCGCAACAACCCGGTGTTGCAACGTGAGTTGTTGGTCAACTTGCGAACGAATCGATCGTTCCTTTTGCTGTTGGTCTATCAACTGGTTCTGGCCGCCGTGACGTTGGTGGCTTGGCCGGATGATGAGCGATTGAATTTGAGTCAAGATCCACCATCGGCACGTCGCTTGGTCGATTTGTTTTTTCTCGGCCAGTACGTGATCGCGTCGTTGATGGCTCCCAGCTTTGCTGCGGGGACGATTTCGGGTGAAAAGGAGCGTCAGACTTACGAGATGTTGCTCGCCAGTCCGCTGAAACCCGGCGCCATCGTCCTGGGTAAATTGGTTGCCGCGCTCACCCATTTGGCTTTGTTGATCGTCGCATCACTGCCGATCATCGTGCTGTTCTTGCCACTTGGTGGAGTCAGCGTTTACGAAGTTGCGGCAGCGTATCTGGGGCTGTTCGTCTCCGTGATTCTGTTCGGCGCCATCGGCGTATTCTGCAGCAGCTATTTTTCGCGAACTAGCAACTCACTCGTCGTCAGCTACTTGCTGATTTTGCCGCTTGTGATTGGCGGTGTCTTAATGTGGCAAACGCTGGCAGGCGACGGTTTGCTGCGGCTCAAGGTGGTTGTGCTGGTCGTGCCCGCGTTTGCTTTGGCGGCCGTCACGTTGATGTGCGCCGCGGCGGCGTCGCGAATGTTGTACCCGCCGGATGTGGGCAGCGAAGGCAAAGAGGTGATCGATCTCGAACAAGAAGCCGCCGAAGCGGTTGGTTTGGTGATCCAGCCCGATCAATTCCCGGACCGCTTGTTCGCGCCGCCGCGTCGGGAAACGTTGATGGCCGACGGTGCCAATCCGGTTTATGACAAAGAGATCCATGGCGAGATCTTCAGTCAGGGCACGTTGATGCTGAGGCTGGTAATTCAGATCAGCATCTTGCTCGCGATCCCGTTGATGGGGGCATTGTTGTTTTGGCAAACGCCCCACGCGCCGTGGTTCGCGGTTTATGTGATTGTGTTCAACATGTTGGTCGGGCCGGTGTTCCTCGCCGGGACGATGACCAGCGAGCGTGAACGGCAAACGCTGGATTTGCTGATGACGACAACGTTGTCGCCGTGGAAGATTTTTTGGGGCAAGTTCGTGGTGGGCTTTCGAGTTGCCTTCGTCCTGACAAGCTTCCTGGTTTGGCCGATGTTGCTGGGCGTGGGGCTGAACACCGACTTCTATTCCAGTTGGTTTTTGATTGTCGGCATGTTTGCGATTCCGGTTGTTGTCAGCGTCGTCAATGCTGTCATCGCGATGACCGCGTCGTTGTACCAAGAACGAACTTCGATGGCGTTGATGACCACCTATGTGGCGCTGATCGTGTTGTATGTCGTTCCGCCAGGCGCCCGTGTGTTGGCGTCTACGTTGGGATTGTCATCGACCGTTCAGCAGTGGATCGAATGGACGGGAGTGGCCAGTCCCTTTTCGGCGTTGTTTTCGTTGCCGATGGATTCGATCTTGATGAGAGGCGACCAGCCTTATCCGGGTGAGCCCATTCTGGTGTTTGGATACTTCGCGTGCAGTTTGCTAATCATCGCGTTGGCATCCGTCATGATCGCATGGAAGTTGCGACCGCAGCATTAGGAAGAGTGGAAAGAGGCTCAGAGACTCAGGGCCACAGGTGAGGTTTTCTTCCGGATTGCAATCTCTCAATTTGCATTGTTCATTTTGCAATTTGCAATTCACCCGGCCCGACCAATCGCGATGCCATAGCAAACCAAGCCCGGGCCAATCCATTCGCACCTTGCGTAAGGCTCGCGAAAATGACAGTCTACAGAGCCCGCGAATTCGCGATCCCGATCCGTTTCCTTTCACCTTTTGCAGCGATTTATGAGCCTCGTCACGACTCCATTCGGCCAAACCAAGGACGGGAAACCGGTCCAGAAAATCACGCTGACCAATTCGCACGGCCATCGTGTATCGGTCATGAACTGGGGAGCATCGCTGCTGGAAGTCGAGGTCCCTGATCGCGACGGCAAACTGGCGAACGTGAATATGGTGTTCGACTCGATTGATCGCTACCTGGATTCGCACCCGGGTTTCGGGAGCTCGATCGGTCGGTTCTGCAACCGCATCGGTTTGGCGAAATTCGAGATCGATGGGGAGACCTATCAGGTCACCGTCAATCATGGCAAGCATTGCTTGCACGGCGGCAAAGTCAATTTCTCACACAAGTGGTGGGACGCCGATTTGATCTCCGGCAAAGATGCCAACGGCAATCCGGAGATTGGTGTTCGGTACAGCTTGGTCAGCCCGGACGGAGACGAAGGTTTCCCGGGTGAAGTGACTGTGACGGCGGAGTACCGCTGGAACGATGCCAGCGAATTGACGATCGAGTTCACTGCGACGACGACCAAGCCGACCCATGTGAACTTGACCAACCACAGCTATTGGAACTTGGCCGGCATCGCACCTGGTGACGGCGGAGCAAGCTCCATCCATGATCACGTCGCGCTGCTTCACTGCAACGAAACCTTGGACGTCGACGAGGACTTGATTCCAACTGGAACGACCTCGTCGGTCGAGGGAACGCCTTTCGATTTCTTGCATCCTGAAACCTTCGGCAAACGCATCGATCAACTGCCCGCCACCAAGGGCTACGACCACTGCTACGTCGTCGCGGGAGAACCTGGCAAGCTG of the Rhodopirellula baltica SH 1 genome contains:
- a CDS encoding PEP-CTERM sorting domain-containing protein, encoding MARTFRLTFLSRLRGLQMRWFLLGWSICAIMCSAGNAQAAVVGGNSSSDFLTADLELALLPLVVGGVVVDAELSGLASSSGVSPAPYSENPSAVSINANAGIIPGGSSGDVLDVTSSAVTPSVSSNVDGLSGIRFANSSHSIANLDLSVVELASADLISITAVAINVTSAVNGEFGSLDSVGTMNVEDLVIRVGNSVVATLDGTIAPNTGINLSVSSGGLPLDIEGASLILNEQVTTGDGTSSLGLATNAISLRFIETEVTGVGELNGSVLVGQTTAGLQASAVPEPSSLALLGVVGFGGAFWRGRRKVAGSASQV
- a CDS encoding sugar phosphate isomerase/epimerase family protein; the encoded protein is MSSWPIGVFASIDAGLGVAWPVIRELGLPTIQLHAPHADNRTPEAAQKFKSQLDEHGIQCTAVFGGFEGESYADIPTVVKTVGLVPPATRQARLKEMMEISDFARVLGVDCVALHIGFVPHDPADADYEGIVEVTQQLCDHCRSNEQFLHLETGQETADGLLTFIDSVERDNLKINFDPANMILYGSGDPIEALRKVGSHVRSVHCKDGVWSDQPGITFGREVPLGQGDVGMETYLKTLREIGYAGPLTIEREIPEDPARQKAEIGDAIELLTKIRGEVLA
- the mgtE gene encoding magnesium transporter, which encodes MVNTLFLPELREMLQLGQETDLREFCVTLNPGRTAEFMEGLEDAEVWAVLQYAEPYRRAEIFGYFEENRKLKMLTREPADQAAALVEEIPPDDRVDLIHALPAETVANILPLLPAIDRRDIERLRSYVEGTAGSLMTTDVAKLAERFTAREALEELGRRASDLETIYYLYVVDDNNLLRGIVSARQLVSAISNTTKTLGDLMETDVVVALVNEDQESVAGKVERFNLLAIPVVDSGRQLLGIITHDDVIDVVREELTEDAQRIAAVAPLEDDFLRIGLFKLSYKRGIWLTILFFAALLTAFALRAYEEELETFAWLVWFIPLIISAGGNSGSQSATLVITAMTGGEVKNSDLPRVLSREFVVSLLLGGFLALIGFLVALAIAPTAWAALVIPCTLLSVIFCGCMCGVTLPILFKRMGLDPALMSNPFVAGIVDILGIVIYINVARVLLG
- the efp gene encoding elongation factor P, giving the protein MATYNTSDFRKGLKVQIDGEPYLITEMNFVKPGKGNAMYKCKMKNLIRGTTLDRTYKGGDSLEAADVETTTVQFLYRQGQDYVFMDGTTFEQYEVPNEVAGDIWKYLKDGTECSMTLYNGAAIIVEPPQHVQLEVTECGPGTKGDTATNVTKPAMVETGAEFNVPGFIKEGNIIKINTLNNEYVERVNN
- the epmB gene encoding EF-P beta-lysylation protein EpmB, with the translated sequence MNRVLEGNVRAGSLAAKTEFVPVGEPPRNQGSGDVFGQNREELNRESLQSKTQDETANWRGSMKRAIRSAGELRRHLNLDLSAGESNGTNAEDHGFPVFVPLEFAARMKPGDPNDPLLRQVLPLPEEANSPDGFSSDPVGDLHAAVAPGLLHKYHGRALAITTGACGIHCRYCFRREFPYSENSSRGDHLELALKYLRENDSIEEVLLSGGDPLTLTDDSVAKLMQQIESIPHVRRLRWHTRMPIVIPSRVTDAWIVRMQASRLTSWVVVHCNHPAELDSETGAALMRLVDAGVPVLNQAVLLRGVNDDVDVLESLCRRLIDLRVMPYYLHQLDRVRGAAHFEVDQECGRALVSQLESRLPGFAVPRFVCEQAGQASKTRL
- a CDS encoding ABC transporter permease; translated protein: MNKPIADPPLSSVANADGTVANPVSAWMQSMVASVVNTLRFNPIAAFRNNPVLQRELLVNLRTNRSFLLLLVYQLVLAAVTLVAWPDDERLNLSQDPPSARRLVDLFFLGQYVIASLMAPSFAAGTISGEKERQTYEMLLASPLKPGAIVLGKLVAALTHLALLIVASLPIIVLFLPLGGVSVYEVAAAYLGLFVSVILFGAIGVFCSSYFSRTSNSLVVSYLLILPLVIGGVLMWQTLAGDGLLRLKVVVLVVPAFALAAVTLMCAAAASRMLYPPDVGSEGKEVIDLEQEAAEAVGLVIQPDQFPDRLFAPPRRETLMADGANPVYDKEIHGEIFSQGTLMLRLVIQISILLAIPLMGALLFWQTPHAPWFAVYVIVFNMLVGPVFLAGTMTSERERQTLDLLMTTTLSPWKIFWGKFVVGFRVAFVLTSFLVWPMLLGVGLNTDFYSSWFLIVGMFAIPVVVSVVNAVIAMTASLYQERTSMALMTTYVALIVLYVVPPGARVLASTLGLSSTVQQWIEWTGVASPFSALFSLPMDSILMRGDQPYPGEPILVFGYFACSLLIIALASVMIAWKLRPQH
- a CDS encoding aldose epimerase family protein → MSLVTTPFGQTKDGKPVQKITLTNSHGHRVSVMNWGASLLEVEVPDRDGKLANVNMVFDSIDRYLDSHPGFGSSIGRFCNRIGLAKFEIDGETYQVTVNHGKHCLHGGKVNFSHKWWDADLISGKDANGNPEIGVRYSLVSPDGDEGFPGEVTVTAEYRWNDASELTIEFTATTTKPTHVNLTNHSYWNLAGIAPGDGGASSIHDHVALLHCNETLDVDEDLIPTGTTSSVEGTPFDFLHPETFGKRIDQLPATKGYDHCYVVAGEPGKLRPAARVVDPKSGRTFEIETTQPGMQLYTANHLGGNASSAGHRSHEAFCLETQHYPDACNHPNFKSTLLRPGDKLKETTVHRFGVEAG